The DNA region AAGGACTCCTCGCCTACATAGAATTTTTAACTGCTAGTAGCCTAAAACCCATAAATGGTAATACTGATCTAGTATTTGAGTTTGAGGATGCTCTTGATCAAACAGAAATGGCACAGTTAGCAGTTGATGAACTAAAAAAAATTCCAGAAGTAAACGCTTTATTTCAAGAACGCTGGCTGCCTGCACCTTTGAATTTAGATGATTTAGCCAAACTCCCAGAAGGAACTTTAGGGCAGATTTACGCCACAGAGATGAAAGCTAGAGGTTTCGATCCTTATTTTTACAAACAAGTTCCGGTAGTTGATGATATTTCCTATCTCAAAATGCTGTGGCGTTCTACCCATGATATTTATCATGTAGTCACTGGATTAGATACTGATGGTATTGGAGAAATTGGACTACAAGCATTTGTCTTAGCTCAGACTCGAATTCCAATTAGTGTGATGTTAGTAAGTTTTAGTATGGTCAAAATCAGTCTCTATCAACCAACAAAGTTCAATGATTTAATGATAGAAATAGCTCGTGGCTATAAGCTTGGTTCTCAGACTCCTGGTAAACTAATAGCCCAAAAGTGGGATCAATTTTGGAATGTACAGATGAGCGAAGTTCGTGCGAGTTTAGGAATGAGAGCCATAGACCATGATTTAGCTGCAATTGCCTAGCAAATACTTCACCACAGCGAAAATGCTGTTTGAGTCAGTTGGGCTATGAAAATCGTAGTATCAGGTTGTAAGGAATTGCCCAGATTTAATAATGCAAAACAAGCGAGACGCTTCTCTACGAGACGCTTCTCTACGAGACGCTTCGCGAACGCGAACGCGAACGCGAATGCGAATGGCATCGCGTTGTTTAGGCAGTGAAAGCATATTTCTGTTTTTAGTAATTATTTATACTATATAAATACAAATGCTTTCCCAAAAATTTAAGGCGCACCTTCATTTGAACTTACTACGTTTTTGCTACAAAAAACTGTCATCAAGCTTGCTGTGTATAGATGAAAACTTACTACATATTATTATTTTACATAGGATAAATAAAAATTATAGCTCTACTGTTTGTTAGAGCTAATTACTTAATTTTAGTGTGTAATTTAATTTCGACTCATCTGCAAAAGTCATCCACGCGGATATCGCGCCAGACATCAGACACTTGCCAGCCAGAGTTGCCCACAGAGCGCAGAGGACGATATTCGGGGATGTATGCAGCAGATTCAGGTAGTTCAATGTATGCGGGTGATGTGGGTTCTTCAACTACTGGTTCTAACTCAGCTAGAGGTTGAGGAACTTGAATTTCAGGTTGAACAATTTCGTCTTCTGGTGGTGGTATTACTTCTGTTCGCTTACGCACTGGTTTTTCAATTTTTTTGATGAGTCGGCGCATTTCTATAGAATTCATTCGGGTTACACAAGGTAGGATATCCCAGAATACAGTAAGTTAGAACCAAATCCTCGCACATCTTGCCGTTTGTTGTATGGGTGCAGATTACTAGCAAGGGAACGTGTAAGTCTAGCCTGTTGTAGATATAGGTTTAACTATAGCTATGAAGTTGTCTACTCCCATATTGACAAATATTTGCCGACCACTGGTCGGCAAAAAGATAATGAAAGTGAAAGCTTGCGGGTTGACCTTTGTGCCTTACTCTGTGATGTGTAAGTAGTAAATGAAAATGTCTTTATGAGAATTGCCCATGAGCCAGTCAAAAGATAAAAACAAGAGTCTGTCTGTAAAGTCAAGTAACCCAAAGAGTAAGAGAAGAGAGATAATTTTAAGGTCTAGAAGTCAAGAAATTATACAGGTTATAGCATTTCTTCAGCCTCTGGGTTTTCTAGAGAATACTGATTACACTTTTAGCTTATCGGGCAACATTCATCTGGTGACGAATGCCAGTATAGAAAAATTCTTGCTGCATCAATGTGCATTAATATGGCAGAAATCGGGGATAGTGAACTGGGCAGGGTCTGCACCTACAAAGAAACGTCAGAAAAGCCTAGAAGACTTTGAACAGGAAATTCGATTTGGCGAGTAAGCTTGCTCCGTATTCACTTAGGAATTTGTGTGAAAACGGGAAGTTGATTTGCTCTTACAGCGCGATGCTAAAGGCGGGTGGGTACGCCGTCACTTTTGTTGTCCCAAAGACGAATGGCACGCTTGAAAAGCAGAAATGCTTATGAGCAAGCACTTTATAATTGTTTACGTAATTCATTCCGGGGTTTTGTCATCAAGGGGTAAGCTTTCGGCATTGAGGCGCTTTGTGTGAGTTGCTGACTATTTGTGCGCTCCTTGAGGTATATTTAGTTGAGGTTTAGCTTTGAGAACTCGGCGCAAATCTCGCCAGACTTGAGTAGCAGCTAATGCTCCATCTGCTGCGGCAATTACAACTTGATTTAATCCAACCTTGAGATCACCAATCGCAAAGATACGGGGATGTGAAGTCCTTGCCATCTTATCAGTGACTAAGTTTCCACCCTGCTTTTCCAGATTGAATTTATCCAGATAATCAGCGTGATACTTCGACCCCATTGAAATTAATCCAGCCTCTAGCCCGATGACAGTGCCATCTTCGAGTTCCACACCGTTTATGTGATGGTCTTCACCCAGGAATTGCTTAATCGGCATTTCGACGACTTGATAGCCATGCCCCTGTAATTTCTGCCGTAACTCCTGGCTAATCTCAAAAAATCCTTGGGTGAACAAGGTGATGTGGGGAGTAAACCAACCTAATGAAAAAATCACTTCTGCGTTGCTCTCGGTGTTAGCAAATACTCCGACTTGTTTATCTGCCATTTCATAGCCATCACAAATCAGACAGACGTGTAGGTTATACCCAGCATAGTCATATACATTTCGCATATTGTCTAAGTTGGGTAAGTAATCAATGATGCCACTAGCAGCAATTAAGTACTTAGTGCGAAATGTTTGAAAAATACTGTCTTGCCGACCGATTTTGACCTTGACTACAAAGGTTTCGCCCTCATCCACAATGTGCTCGACAACACCATCGAGCATATCCCCACCCAAGGAAAGATAGTGTTCTTTGCCTTGTCGCAGAAGCGAGCGCCCTGGTGTATCAGGTGGCAAGCCAAGATAGTTGTGCAGTTCTTGCATCCAGAAGGAACGGGCTTTGCCTTTGTCAATAATTAAACTGGACAGAAGGTACCGTTGTAGATAAATCCCAGCAGATAAACCGCCTGCTCCACCACCAACTACAATCACATCATAGATATGCTCTGTACGTTCAGCTAGATTTTGCTTTGTTAGTTTCATAACATTCTCCGGGATGTGTGAGCGTAACTAAAAATGAGCTTGTCTACAATTAAAGTTAGAAGCCAGCAATCTAATATCTACTTAGTTAATCACCTTACTCAGACGAGTAGTCATCTGAGTTTGTTATGCTTTGGTAAACAAACCTATCCATGCGTAGAAGTTGTTGTTCAGGCACAAGCCTAACCTCTGAGTGAGTATCTTCAATATAGGGGAGTGCCAAGAAAGTGTCTTCATTCTGTCAGCTTACCTAATTGGGCGATATAAAGATAGCACTCACGATTAGAAACAGCAAAAGTGAAATTGCTAAATTCACCAATTCTGGCTTCTGACTTCTTCAATTAGAGTGAGCGCTGTAATTGAATAAGTTTCAAACATATTCTATTGCCTCAAGACTTTTTAGGAATACTCCTGAAAAGCTTGCCTAGAGCATTCTTTGAGGTTTTGAAAGTACTTCTGTAAGAAATACACTGTTCTACCTCTAAAACCAAAAAGTTAGGAAAAGCAGTGAATTCCTTTTACGCTGCTTGAGACTGGTTCAACTGCTGCAACCCTCATGATAATTCTCTCCCTCTGGTTAGCACTCACTTTGACACTAGCGACCTTCAGCGTTTGCCTGGGAAATATCTCTCGTAAATCCGCCAGCCGGAGCGAAATTCTCACACGCTTCCAGACACTCAACGATGTAGTCGATTGAGTCGATGGCTAACGATTCCTTCGTCGCGTCTAAGGTACAGATATGGTGGTTCATAACATTGCACTGACTCTAACCACCATTTTAGGATAATTTTCGCTGATTACAGATGTATATGTACTATTTCAGGCCACGTGCTGCTACCTGAAGTCGAGCGATCACTTATTCAACCGGATTCATCAAACAGGCTATCGCTGGATGAATAGCGCACTTTACTCTTGGGAGCGATAAGCGTTCGCGAAGCGTCTCGTTGGCGCAGCCTCTCGTAGAGAAGAGAAGCTTAAGCATAAAGGCGATCGCACAATTGTCCCTGCGTGGAGTTATTCGGGACGGTGATGGTATGCCGCAGAAGGGCAAATGTAAACCATTGGTTGCCACGTATCTGGCTGGGTTACATGGGTGATGGTGTTGATACTGGCACTTGACTCTTGTGTGACGGCAGTTTCAAGAGTTTTCGTTACTTTTGCATAAAACACAAAGCTCTAGCTGAAGAATATTACATACCAAACGAATTATATGTAAACCAAGGGACAACGCTTAAAAGTCCCGTTATTTAATCTTCCAAGTAAAGCATTGCCCTAGTAGCCCAGGGCAATTTTTTCACTGATGTAACACTAGTGGGTCAAGTGGCGTGGTCATAGCCATTGTGAAAAACAGGAAAATCTTATCCTGAAAAGGCTTTGCCGATTTTAGCATAGCCTCATTTATGACATTTGACTCACTAGTAGTTCACCTACGTTGACGCAAGTGTAGCAGGGGAGGGTGAGATTAAAAGGCAAAGTTAACTGATTTGTTTAATGCAGAGGTAGAGACATTCTCAACAGTAACTAACTTCACGGCTCGACCCTTGCCAGCAGTACCGTCTGGGTCAATCAAGACAACAGTGTTACTGCCTTGAGAAGCAAACTGTAAGTAACCCTTGGCGATGGCATTCGTATAGTTCAAACTAGGCAGATTAAAACTTTGGAAAAGTTGACGCAGCACAATCTTATCTGTACTAGATTGAAAGTCTGTGATAGTATCACCTGCATCCTGAATGCTGGTATAAGTAAACGCGTCAGCACCACTACCACCAGTGAAGGTATCTCTCCCCTTGAAGCCAGTAATAATATCGTCATTACTAGTACCGATGAGAGTATCTGCTTTAGAAGTACCATTAATGACATTGACTTGTGCCTCATAAGCACCGATGTCTACTCGACCACCAGAGACTCGTACAAAACCTCTTCCACGTTGGTCATAAGGAACAGGTTCAGTGGTGTTGCCGTCGCTGTCTATATCTATGATGTCAGCCGGGATATCTGCATTATTCCCAGCATTGATAGCTTTGCTACCAGTGACGAGTGCATGAGTTTTAGTTGCACCGCCATTATCGCGCAGCGTCAGATCCAGCACCTCTGTTATGGGAACGGTTAACTGTTCGCTAGTATTGAAGCCTGTAGAACCATTGAGGTTACCAATTAGGTTGTAGCCGTTACTGATGAAGTCGCCTACTACGTCGGGGTTAGTAACGTTAATTGTCCCATTGTCAGGAGTGTAAAAGTTGCCAGCAATAATGCTGTTATTAACCGTGATAGTGCCATCCTCAATGTATATGCCACCACCACCTATTGCTTCAGATTCATAAATAGAAGGGTTGTTGAGAGTAATTGTGCTGTTACTCACTGTCAGAAGACCTTGGAAATTATAAATACCAGCGCCAAGATTTGCTGAGTTGCCGCTGAGAGTGCTGTTGATTATCGTCAATGTACCACCATTAATGATCCCGCCGCCCTCAGCAGTTGCTGAGTTATCGCTGAGAGTGCTGTTGATTATCGTCAATGTACCACCATTACTGATACCGCCGCCGGTTCCATCTGCTGAGTTGTCGCTGATAGTACTATCGCTTAGTGTTAAAATACCATCATTCAAGATACCAGCAGCGAACTCAGCACCGTTGCCATTAACAGTGCTTTTGTTTATAGTCAACGTACCAGAGGCATTGTAGATGCCACCGCCGAACCTAGCTCCGTTGTTACTGATAGTACTGTTGTTTAACGTTGCAGTCCCAGAGTTGAAGATACCGCCACTGCCATCGCTACCAATAAACTCACCACCTGAGTTGGACTTGATGTTACTGTTATCCACTATCAAAGTGCCACTATTGTAAATGCCTCCAGCACCGTAGTATCCTTGTGACCTGTTGTTGCTGATGGTAGTATCGCTTAACTTGAGAGTGCCAGAGTTGAAAATGCCACCACCACTTGCAGACTCTGCTATGTTACCGTTGACAATACTATTGCTCAACGTTAAAGTGCCAGAATTAAGAATACCAGCACCCCCAGGAAAATCTTCAAAAATATAGCCATTGGCAATAGTCAGTCCAACAATCTCTGCCGTTGTGCCACTATTGATCTCAAAAACACGACTGTTATTATTACCGCTAACAGTAAGCAAATTTGCACCTGTGCCGTTAATGGTCAGGTCATCTGTAATAGTAAGACTACTACCACCAAGGGTGATGGTATCAGCAATGGAGTCAGCAAACACGCCATTAAAATTGAGCAAGTCTTTCCCTGTTAGAGCATTAGCATTTAGTATTGCCTGCCGTAGTGAACCAGTACCGCTATCATTGGTGTTGGTAACGTTAAATGTAGCCATGAATTATGTGACTCCGTTTTTTCTTGGTAAATATGACTCGAAAAAAGCCATCCCTAGCATCTAAAGAAAGATAATTAGAACGCCTTGAGAATCAGGAACACACGGATTAATAAATACAAGCTAACTAAGAACTATTTAAGACCTTGCTGAAACAGCTTGGCAATTAAATGTATATAAAGACACTCTAACGGAATAAATCCTATGATAAAAAATTAAATAAAACAATCTCTCATTAGGTATAAAACAAGTAGCAAATATTCACTTGGTTGAGGAGTTTGACTTGATTTGAAGAGGTCATGGTACACTTTTGTCCGCACCTACCCCATCAAACACCGCCACACACTCTCCACTGAACACCTTCTGCCTCCGCCCCCCACAGCGCACCTCCAGAAACCCCCCTTCCAGTAGTCCTTCACTACTCCCGGTTGCCACTGGCGGGAAGCGAGATTGTAGACTTATACTGAAGTTCCGATTGCCACATCTGCGCTCGCTTTTACATTTTCCCATCCGGGAGTCAGATAGTCGTAGCTCTTAACTCTACCCAGTAGTTCAGGGATGGTCAAATGCGGGCGTAGTAGATTTGACTTAAGTAAGGGTAAGGGTACTGTGATTGTAAGTACTCATTACTTTATCTATAGTTGCTTTGGTGGTCTTTGGAAGTTACGCCAAAGCAGTAAGGTGGGTACAACCGCACCTCAACTGTCTGCTAAACTCTGGTTCTAGGGAACTCAGATATCTAAATATTAATAATGTCGTTAATTTCAAATACATTAGCAACCTTCGTGGCTCTTTTCCCAATCGCTAATCCAATAGGTGCAGTTCCGGTTTTTTACAGCTTAACAGCAACGGAAACATCATTTGGGCGTCATCAGCAGGCGAAACAAACTGCCACAAATGTAGTTTTAATTTTAGCTGTGTTTTTAGTAGCTGGCAGATGGATACTAGAATTTTTTGGAATTTCACTAAATGTGTTGAGGCTAGCAGGAGGATTACTGGTTGCCCATACAGCGTGGGAAATGGTTACAGTTCGTCAACGACTAACTGCATCAGAAAATGATGAGGCTATGGAGAAAGAGGATATTTCTTTTACACCAATGGCAGTGCCGTTGATCAGCGGCCCTGGAGCAATTGGGGTAGTAACGAGTTTATCGATTAGCTTTAATCATTGGGTAGAGTATCTAGAATCTTTGATGGGAATAGTTTTAATCGGGATAAGCCTTTACTTGTGCCTTGTCTTAGGAGAACCACTGATTAAGAGATTAGGAAAAAATGGTGTAGGAGCCTTAAATCGAGTTTTTGGTTTTTTCATCCTAGCAATTGGTGTGCGGTTTATTGCTGATGGCTCTATTTCATTGTTGAAAGAGGCGTTTCCTGTCAAATGAAATAATCTTTACTCTTAACTTGTTAAGAAGAAAATTGCATCTGGTCAAAACAAGCCAAACGGGTTAACGGCGAGTTTAACTTCAGCGGCTCACGACGTACCCGCCCGCCGCAGGTATCGTCTGTCATTTGGGGAGAAACTAGTGCCTGAAAGTCTTTTTGAGCTTTACTTTTGGGTTTTTGGCTACAAATTTTAGTTTCTATTAGAAAAGAAAAGCTCAAAACTTAATTAAATAAAAGTTCCAGCGTTTCGCTACGATTATTGTTTTCCGGAAGTGACAAAACAGGGATAAGCTAAATGTTGATAAATCAAGCATTGGTTATTATATACTCTGCTAAGTGAATAACTTGGTAGAGTATTTTTGTGAGAGTGCGTTTACCATGAGCGATAAGCTCTAGCTTTTGCATGAAGGCGATCGCTTCTCCCCTACCCTTGCCACAACCGCCCTCTACAGCCCGCGATTGCAACCTTGCGGGTGATGCGCTTGTCCGGCAAATGGGAACCATTGGTTCCCAAAATCTGACTGATGGTGTCTAGTTAAGCAGCTTGAGACTGGTTCAACTGCTGCAACCCTCATGATAATTCTCTCCCTCTGGTTAGCACTCACTTTGACACTAGCGACCTTCAGCGTTTGCCTGGGAAATATCTCTCGTAAATCCGCCAGCCGGAGCGAAATTCTCACACGCTTCCAGACACTCAACGATGTAGTCGATTGAGTCGATGGCTAACGATTCCTTCGTCGCGTCTAAGGTACAGATATGGTGGTTCATAACATTGCACTGACTCTAACCACCATTTTAGGATAATTTTCGCTGATTACAGATGTATATGTACTATTTCAGGCCACGTGCTGCTACCTGAAGTCGAGCGATCACTTATTCAACCGGATTCATCAAACAGGCTATCGCTGGATGAATAGCGCACTTTACAAGCAGAGCGATCGCCCCTGTGTGGAGTTATTCTCTTCGATGATGGTATGCCGCAGAGCTTGAGGGGGGACAATATACCCTGAAATAGGTACAGGGCAAAGAGTATAGCAATTTGTGGTAAAACAAAAAGAGCATTCATTCGCAATAAGTTCTATTTAATGATAATATTACCTGAATTCTACGAGACACACCTCAAGCGATCACTTGGACGTACTGAATACTTATTACTAAAACTCCTCATCTATTTATTACAATCTATTAAAACTGTTAGCCTTGAGGCGCTAGCAACTGCTTTACCCATACCAATACTATTTGAAAGTAGAAGGAAAAGAATTCAGCGATTTTTATCTTTAAATTACATCAATGTTGAAGAAATTTGGTTCCCAATTATTAAAAGCTGGTTAGAAATATATTTCCCCTTAAATGAAGTTATTTATTTAGTAATTGACCGGACTAACTGGGGGTGTATTAATCTGTTAATGATTAGTGTGGTTTGGGATAAAAGGTCTATTCCAATATATTTTAAGCTATTAGACAAATTGGGTTCAAGCAATTTTGATGAACAAGAAGCAGTATTCAAAAAAGCATTGCCGCTTTTTAATAATTATAAAACTGTAGTGTTAGGAGACCGTGAATTTTGTTCTATAAAGCTGGCTAATTGGCTGACAGAGCAGAAAGTATATTTCTGTTTGCGCTTAAAAAAAGATGCATTTATAGAAATAGAACCGGAAATTTGGTTGCAATTAAAAAATTCAGGTTTAGCACCTGGACTTTCTTTCTTTTATCAAGGTATTAAATATACAAAGTCTACAGGATTTATTAGCTTTAATCTTGCTAGTAAATGGAAACGTAAACGTTTTGGAGTTGCGCCGGAGGAGGGCTGGTTTATCCTAACTAATTTAGATAGCTTAGATTCGGCTATTAAGGCTTATAAACAACGTTTTGATATTGAAGAGATGTTTAGAGATTTTAAGAGCGGTGGATATAACTTAGAAGATACTAATGTATCAGGTCAACGCTTAATTTCTCTAATATTATTAATCTCACTCGCATATACGGCTGCAACTATATCTGGTCAAAAAATTAAACGTATGGGTGTCCAAAAATATGTCGGCCGAATAAAAGAATCTGGGCGCACAGTTCGCCGTCATAGTAGTTTTTATATTGGATTATATGGTGAGACAGCGCTGCGGGAGGGTTTCCCTCCGCAGGCGACTGCGAACCCGAAGGGATCTAACTGGGTCGATTTCATGGAAAATTCTTATGACTTGGTGGCTGAGTTAATGAGACTAGCTCCTAATAAGCGTAAGTATTATCAACAAGGAGAAAGGGCTATGAGGCTTATTTTATCTGCATCCTAGCTCTTTTTGTCCCCCCTCAAGGCCGCAGAGTGACGAATGTAAACCAATGGTTGTCACACATTCAGCCGAAGGTATTGCATTAGGCTACTGCCGTTATATGATGCCAGGTTCAAAATTTTTTGCCACCTGTCCGGAAAGTTTAAAACTATAGCTGTATCCCATTACATACCGAATCTACTATATGTAAAGTCAGGGACGACAGCCTAAAAGTCCCGTTATTTAATCTCCACTACTCAAAACTGCTCTGGTACAAATACCAGAGCAGTTTTTTTACTGACGTAACATTATTTTTTCACTTACGTTCATGCAAGCGTACCAGGGGAGGGTAAGATTAAAAGGCAAAGTTAACTGATTTGTTTAATGCAGAGGTAGAAACATTCTCAACAGTAACTAACTTCACGGCTCGACCAGAACCCGCAGTACCATCTGGGTCAATCAAGACCACAGTATTACTGCCTTGGGGAGCAAATTGTAAGTAGCCGCCAGCGATCGCACTGGTATAATCCAAATTGCTGAGATTTAAATTTCCGAACAGTTTGCGTAAAACAATCTGATCAGTACTAGACTCAAAATCAGTAATGGTATCGCCTAAGTCCTGGATACGGGAGTAGACAAATGAGTCTGCACCACCGTTGCCAATTAATATATCTCTGCCACGTAAGCCAGTGATGATGTCGTTGTTATTAGTGCCAAAAAGAGTGTCGTCATTATTAGTGCCATCAATCACATACGCTTGTAGCTCGTAAGCCCCAATGTCAACTGTAAAGTTAAAAATCCGATTAAAGCCAGCACCACGTTGATCGTAGGGGATGAATTCAGTAACGTTGCCGTTACCATCCCTGTCTGTAGTATCAGCCGGGATATCTGCATTCAGTCCGGCGTTAATGGCTAGACTACCAACGACGAGGGCATGGGTTTTGGTTGCACCGCCGTTATCTCGCAAGATGGTATCCAGCACGTCGGTAAGCGGAACGTTTAGCTGTTCACTGCTGTTAAAGCCTGTACTACCACTCAAATTCCCAATCAAGTTAAATCTATTAGTGATAAAACTTCCCGCAACATCAGAAGAAGTAGCATTAGCTGAGACATTGCTGGGATTGTCAAAATTCCCGGCAATAATACTGTTTTTAATAGTAGCAGTTCCTTCTTGGGTGTTGTAGATGCCGCCACCCCCTCCTAAATTACTAGAGTTTTTGAGGATGGTACTGTTAACTACAGCCAGGATACCTTGATTATAAATACCACCCCCATAATCTGCTGCTTCATTGCTGCTAATAGTACTGTTAATTACCGTTGCAATACCATCATTGCTGATGCCTGAGCCATACGATGCTAAGTTATTGTTGATGGTGCTATTGTTTATCGTTAAAGTAGCTGAGACATCATTGTATATACCACCGCCATTGAATGCTGAGTTATTCCTGATGGTACTATTGTTTATCGTCAAGGTAGCAGACTGACGACTATTGTATATGCCACCACCAGTTTGTGTACCGGAAGAGTAGCTACCATTGTTGCTGATGGTGCTATTGTTCACCGTCAAAATACTAGTGTTGAAGATGCCGGCTGCTACCTCTGTGAGATTGCCATCAATAGTGGTATTGTTTAGCGTGAAAGTGCCGTCATTATAAATACCGCCGCCGATCTCTGCACGATTGTTACTAATGGTGCTGTTGCTCACTACTGCGTTGCCAGAGTTATAGATGCCGCCAGTGCCACTATAACGATAAACGCCTCCACGATTGCTATTAATAATACTATCGGTGACTATTAATTTACCAGTGTTATAGATGCCGCCAGC from Nostoc sp. UHCC 0302 includes:
- a CDS encoding IS4 family transposase, translating into MLPEFYETHLKRSLGRTEYLLLKLLIYLLQSIKTVSLEALATALPIPILFESRRKRIQRFLSLNYINVEEIWFPIIKSWLEIYFPLNEVIYLVIDRTNWGCINLLMISVVWDKRSIPIYFKLLDKLGSSNFDEQEAVFKKALPLFNNYKTVVLGDREFCSIKLANWLTEQKVYFCLRLKKDAFIEIEPEIWLQLKNSGLAPGLSFFYQGIKYTKSTGFISFNLASKWKRKRFGVAPEEGWFILTNLDSLDSAIKAYKQRFDIEEMFRDFKSGGYNLEDTNVSGQRLISLILLISLAYTAATISGQKIKRMGVQKYVGRIKESGRTVRRHSSFYIGLYGETALREGFPPQATANPKGSNWVDFMENSYDLVAELMRLAPNKRKYYQQGERAMRLILSAS
- a CDS encoding choice-of-anchor Q domain-containing protein; the protein is MAIFSVSNTNDSGTGSLRQAINDANALSGFDVINFAGLFAQDLAHTITLGSSSLQITDNLAIDAPDASKLTVSGNNSSRVFEITSGANVDIIGLRIANGYSASDGLGAGILNRGTLNLVNSIIGDNLTYYEGGIYNLGTLSVSNSSIINNFSFTGSGIYNAGSLIVNNSFFTANEGSGIYNSGNAIVNNSTINDNTAGQGGGIYNSGNAIVNNSTINDNTAGQGGGIYNDGTLSISFSTISNNSTDEYGDAGGIYNTGKLIVTDSIINSNRGGVYRYSGTGGIYNSGNAVVSNSTISNNRAEIGGGIYNDGTFTLNNTTIDGNLTEVAAGIFNTSILTVNNSTISNNGSYSSGTQTGGGIYNSRQSATLTINNSTIRNNSAFNGGGIYNDVSATLTINNSTINNNLASYGSGISNDGIATVINSTISSNEAADYGGGIYNQGILAVVNSTILKNSSNLGGGGGIYNTQEGTATIKNSIIAGNFDNPSNVSANATSSDVAGSFITNRFNLIGNLSGSTGFNSSEQLNVPLTDVLDTILRDNGGATKTHALVVGSLAINAGLNADIPADTTDRDGNGNVTEFIPYDQRGAGFNRIFNFTVDIGAYELQAYVIDGTNNDDTLFGTNNNDIITGLRGRDILIGNGGADSFVYSRIQDLGDTITDFESSTDQIVLRKLFGNLNLSNLDYTSAIAGGYLQFAPQGSNTVVLIDPDGTAGSGRAVKLVTVENVSTSALNKSVNFAF
- a CDS encoding NAD(P)/FAD-dependent oxidoreductase yields the protein MKLTKQNLAERTEHIYDVIVVGGGAGGLSAGIYLQRYLLSSLIIDKGKARSFWMQELHNYLGLPPDTPGRSLLRQGKEHYLSLGGDMLDGVVEHIVDEGETFVVKVKIGRQDSIFQTFRTKYLIAASGIIDYLPNLDNMRNVYDYAGYNLHVCLICDGYEMADKQVGVFANTESNAEVIFSLGWFTPHITLFTQGFFEISQELRQKLQGHGYQVVEMPIKQFLGEDHHINGVELEDGTVIGLEAGLISMGSKYHADYLDKFNLEKQGGNLVTDKMARTSHPRIFAIGDLKVGLNQVVIAAADGALAATQVWRDLRRVLKAKPQLNIPQGAHK
- a CDS encoding choice-of-anchor Q domain-containing protein gives rise to the protein MATFNVTNTNDSGTGSLRQAILNANALTGKDLLNFNGVFADSIADTITLGGSSLTITDDLTINGTGANLLTVSGNNNSRVFEINSGTTAEIVGLTIANGYIFEDFPGGAGILNSGTLTLSNSIVNGNIAESASGGGIFNSGTLKLSDTTISNNRSQGYYGAGGIYNSGTLIVDNSNIKSNSGGEFIGSDGSGGIFNSGTATLNNSTISNNGARFGGGIYNASGTLTINKSTVNGNGAEFAAGILNDGILTLSDSTISDNSADGTGGGISNGGTLTIINSTLSDNSATAEGGGIINGGTLTIINSTLSGNSANLGAGIYNFQGLLTVSNSTITLNNPSIYESEAIGGGGIYIEDGTITVNNSIIAGNFYTPDNGTINVTNPDVVGDFISNGYNLIGNLNGSTGFNTSEQLTVPITEVLDLTLRDNGGATKTHALVTGSKAINAGNNADIPADIIDIDSDGNTTEPVPYDQRGRGFVRVSGGRVDIGAYEAQVNVINGTSKADTLIGTSNDDIITGFKGRDTFTGGSGADAFTYTSIQDAGDTITDFQSSTDKIVLRQLFQSFNLPSLNYTNAIAKGYLQFASQGSNTVVLIDPDGTAGKGRAVKLVTVENVSTSALNKSVNFAF
- a CDS encoding MarC family protein, producing MSLISNTLATFVALFPIANPIGAVPVFYSLTATETSFGRHQQAKQTATNVVLILAVFLVAGRWILEFFGISLNVLRLAGGLLVAHTAWEMVTVRQRLTASENDEAMEKEDISFTPMAVPLISGPGAIGVVTSLSISFNHWVEYLESLMGIVLIGISLYLCLVLGEPLIKRLGKNGVGALNRVFGFFILAIGVRFIADGSISLLKEAFPVK
- a CDS encoding Coq4 family protein; this encodes MNNVINYNNDKGLLAYIEFLTASSLKPINGNTDLVFEFEDALDQTEMAQLAVDELKKIPEVNALFQERWLPAPLNLDDLAKLPEGTLGQIYATEMKARGFDPYFYKQVPVVDDISYLKMLWRSTHDIYHVVTGLDTDGIGEIGLQAFVLAQTRIPISVMLVSFSMVKISLYQPTKFNDLMIEIARGYKLGSQTPGKLIAQKWDQFWNVQMSEVRASLGMRAIDHDLAAIA